Proteins encoded in a region of the Hirundo rustica isolate bHirRus1 chromosome 10, bHirRus1.pri.v3, whole genome shotgun sequence genome:
- the FOXL2 gene encoding forkhead box protein L2 has product MMSNYPDGEEDAVALLAHDTGGSKEPDRGKEELSADKGPEKPDPSQKPPYSYVALIAMAIRESAEKRLTLSGIYQYIISKFPFYEKNKKGWQNSIRHNLSLNECFIKVPREGGGERKGNYWTLDPACEDMFEKGNYRRRRRMKRPFRPPPTHFQPGKTLFGPDSYGYLSPPKYLQSTFMNNSWPLAQPPAPMPYTSCQMSGGNVSPVNVKGLSGPASYSPYSRVQSMALPSMVNSYNGMGHHHHHPHAHHPQQLSPASPAPPAAPAANGAGLQFACARQPAELSMMHCSYWEHDSKHSALHSRIDI; this is encoded by the coding sequence ATGATGAGCAACTACCCGGACGGCGAGGAGGACGCGGTGGCGCTGCTGGCTCATGACACCGGCGGCAGCAAGGAGCCGGATCGGGGCAAGGAGGAGCTGAGCGCGGACAAGGGCCCCGAGAAGCCGGACCCGTCGCAGAAGCCCCCCTATTCCTACGTGGCCCTGATCGCCATGGCCATTCGGGAGAGCGCAGAGAAGAGGCTCACGCTGTCCGGGATCTACCAGTACATCATCAGCAAGTTCCCTTTCTACGAGAAGAACAAGAAAGGCTGGCAGAACAGCATCCGCCACAACCTCAGCCTCAACGAGTGCTTCATCAAGGTGCCCCGGGAGGGCGGCGGCGAGCGCAAGGGCAACTACTGGACCCTGGACCCCGCCTGCGAGGACATGTTCGAGAAGGGCAACTACCGCAGGAGGCGAAGGATGAAACGGCCTTTCCGGCCGCCTCCGACCCACTTCCAGCCCGGCAAGACCCTCTTCGGCCCCGACAGCTACGGCTACCTGTCCCCGCCCAAATACTTGCAGTCCACCTTCATGAACAACTCGTGGCCGCTGGCGCAGCCCCCCGCGCCCATGCCCTACACGTCCTGCCAGATGTCTGGTGGGAACGTCAGCCCCGTCAATGTGAAAGGACTCTCGGGCCCGGCGTCCTACAGCCCCTACTCGCGGGTGCAGAGCATGGCGCTGCCCAGCATGGTGAACTCCTACAACGGCATgggccaccaccaccaccacccgcACGCCCACcatccccagcagctcagcccggccagccccgcgccgcccgcggccccggcggccaACGGGGCCGGCCTCCAGTTTGCCTGCGCCCGCCAGCCCGCCGAGCTGTCCATGATGCACTGTTCTTACTGGGAGCACGACAGCAAACACAGCGCCCTGCACTCCCGCATAGACATCTAG